A stretch of the Fusobacterium varium genome encodes the following:
- a CDS encoding fructose-bisphosphate aldolase gives MYNYKDLGLSNTKEMFAKANKEGYAVPAFNFNNMEMALAIVEACAEMGSPVILQCSKGALSYMGADVVPLLGKAAVDRARNMGSDIPVALHLDHGPDIATVKTCIESGFSSVMIDGSHYDFAKNIEVSKEVVEYAHKFDVTVEAELGVLAGIEDDVKAESHTYTNPDEVEEFVNKTGVDSLAIAIGTSHGAHKFKPGEDPKLRLDILEEIERRIPGFPIVLHGSSAVPKQYTDMIKEFGGEVKDAIGIPNAELRKASKSAVAKINVDTDGRLAFTAAIRRVLGTTPKEFDPRKYLGAAKDEMKAYYKTKIVDVFGSEGAYKKGTK, from the coding sequence ATGTACAATTATAAAGATTTAGGACTTTCTAATACTAAAGAAATGTTTGCTAAAGCTAATAAAGAAGGGTATGCAGTTCCTGCATTTAACTTCAATAATATGGAAATGGCTCTTGCTATAGTAGAAGCATGTGCTGAAATGGGTTCACCAGTAATCCTTCAATGTTCAAAAGGAGCTCTTAGTTACATGGGAGCTGATGTAGTGCCTTTATTAGGTAAAGCAGCTGTAGATAGAGCAAGAAATATGGGATCAGATATTCCAGTAGCTCTTCATTTAGATCATGGACCTGATATTGCAACTGTAAAAACTTGTATTGAATCTGGTTTCTCATCAGTAATGATTGATGGATCTCACTATGATTTTGCAAAAAATATAGAAGTATCAAAAGAAGTAGTGGAATATGCTCATAAATTTGATGTAACAGTGGAAGCTGAATTAGGAGTTCTAGCTGGTATTGAAGATGATGTTAAAGCTGAAAGCCATACTTATACAAATCCTGATGAAGTAGAAGAGTTTGTAAATAAAACAGGAGTTGACTCTTTAGCAATAGCTATAGGAACTTCTCATGGAGCTCATAAATTTAAACCAGGTGAAGATCCTAAATTAAGACTTGATATATTAGAAGAAATCGAAAGAAGAATCCCAGGATTCCCTATCGTACTTCATGGATCATCAGCTGTACCTAAGCAATATACAGATATGATAAAAGAATTTGGTGGAGAAGTTAAAGATGCAATAGGAATTCCTAATGCTGAATTAAGAAAAGCTTCTAAATCAGCAGTTGCAAAAATTAACGTTGATACTGACGGAAGACTTGCGTTCACAGCTGCTATCAGAAGAGTTCTTGGAACTACTCCAAAAGAATTTGATCCAAGAAAATATCTTGGTGCTGCAAAAGATGAAATGAAAGCTTATTACAAAACTAAAATAGTGGATGTATTTGGTTCTGAAGGAGCTTATAAAAAAGGAACAAAATAA